A genomic segment from Caloranaerobacter sp. TR13 encodes:
- a CDS encoding ASCH domain-containing protein codes for MEHFMRLFEEPFELIRSKKKIIEIRLNDEKRQKVKIGDTIIFSKLPDCEERLKVKVLGLLQYYTFEQLYEDIPFSHFGCEGKSMEWMLEKTYEIYTKKQEEKYGALGIRIEVID; via the coding sequence ATGGAGCATTTTATGAGACTTTTCGAGGAACCTTTTGAATTGATAAGGTCTAAGAAAAAAATTATAGAAATAAGACTAAATGATGAGAAACGACAAAAAGTAAAAATTGGTGACACAATTATTTTTTCGAAGTTGCCCGATTGTGAGGAAAGATTAAAAGTGAAAGTTCTTGGATTATTACAATATTATACTTTTGAACAGCTATATGAGGATATACCTTTTAGTCATTTTGGATGTGAGGGAAAATCAATGGAATGGATGTTAGAAAAAACTTATGAAATTTATACTAAAAAGCAAGAAGAAAAATATGGGGCTCTAGGTATCAGAATAGAAGTGATTGATTAA